Sequence from the Tursiops truncatus isolate mTurTru1 chromosome 18, mTurTru1.mat.Y, whole genome shotgun sequence genome:
GACGGGAGCGGGCGACGGGGCGGTAGCGGCGCCGGTGGCGGGCGGCTGCAGCCCCGGGAACGAGGGCAGCGCGGGGGGCGCGCCGGAGACGGAGAAGCCGGGGTAGGAGGGAGCCGAGGCCGGCAGAGGTCCCTGCGCCACGGAGAAGAGCGAGGGCACGGCGGCGGGCAGGCTGAGTGGGAAGGCCGCCGCCGAGGCGGGCGCCGAGGGGCCGGGGGCGCAGGTGGGGGCGGACGAGGCGGGGGCGCCGAGGGGCGGGTGGGCAGCCTGGGCGAAGCCGCTGCTCAGCGAAGTGAAAGGGGGCAAGGCGCTGAAGACAGGGGCGATGGGCGCGGAGGAGCCATGCGCAGGCAgcgggagggagggcagggggctcgAGCCGCTCGGGGTCGCGCTCAGGCCCGGGAGGCCCGGCAGCGCAGGAGCGAGGCAGGACGGTAAACTGACGGGCACCGAAGCCGCCGCGTACGCCCGCCCCAACGCCCCTGGCAGGCCCAGCGCGCccggagcgggggtggggggcggcgggggcgccGGGCCCCTGAAGGCAGAAGGAGTGGGGCTCGCGGGCTCGGTCTTGATCACCACGGGCAGGCTGGTGGCGGCGGGCGTCGACGAACCGGGCGCGTCTGCGTGACTCGCGAGCGGGCCGTGCAGCAGGGTGGCCGAGGAGCCGCAGCCGGCAGGCCCCGAGGAGGCAGCGGCGGCGGGCGCAGGCAGAGCCGGGGGCGTGGAAGCCGCGTTGGCCGCCGGCGAGGGCAGGCCCGGGAACAGGGCCAGTCCCGGCGTGGACGCCCGCTGCGGGCCGTAGCCCTTGTTAAGGGCGGCCGCCGCAGAGTCGGAGCTCTGGTTAGTGAGGGAGGCGAGGGAAGCCAGCCCACTAGTAACGGCGCAGGGTAACGTGGAAGAGTTGATGAGGTTGGTGTCATTTGATGTCAGAAAGCCTTTTAAAGCAGACAGAAGGGGATTATTTACACCCAGTGGACAGGCAACAGTGGGAGCAGAACCGCAGGCGATTACAGAAGGAGTCGGGTTGGACACACCTTGGGAGGTCGGTGTTAAGGTCAAGGGGAGACCAGCAAAAACCGATGCCAGTGAGGAGGAATCGAGGTTGTTGGTAGAAGCGGCAGTAGAGGTGGCGGCAAAGGGGAGGCTAGTGAAAGGGGCAGAAGTAGAAGCAAATGTTTCACTGGAAGCAGGGGTGGCCCGAGGTGTAGATGCGGCCTGAGGTGCTGGGGTAGGGGTGGCAGAAGGACCTGGCAGTGGAACGTGGCCAGAAAAAACAGAAGGAACGGGAGCAGATGTGGTGCTGTGAACAGAAGTCACCGGTGCAGCCAGCAAGGAAAGGGTTCTGATAACTGTTGGATTGGGCGTCGTTGGCTGAGGTGCATGAACAGCTGAGACCTGACCCGGGAGCACAGGAAGGACGGTGTTCAGCAGGTTCATCCCAGGGAGGGCGGCAGTGGCTGATGCCGCTGGATGATTTACTGCCTTGACCGGGGAAGCAGCAGGAACAGGAGTTGCCGCAGGCGTCGAAGGGTTAGAGCCACGAGGAGAAAAGAGCTGACTTGCTGGGGCAGAAAACGCTGTGGCGGGAGAAAGAGAGGCAAGATTTTACCATCACGCTGAAATGTCAACTTTtaactcaaaagaaatgaatgaaaatttttgtaatatttaacaAATGTCAGAGAAAATCAATGACAGGTATACTAGGCTATTGCAATGTCTACATTGCTAGATTCCATCACCCTGATTTTCACCAGGGAGCCTCAGTTAGATCCAGCTGAGTTCTAGACTCTGCTCAGAATAGCCTTCCAATTCACAGTGAGGAAGCCTTGACAAGTGAGCAAATAAACTTTCCTTTCATagtttcccattttttctttaaaaaattcaaagaatttaCTTTAATTGTGATTAGCATTGGTGTACTTTTAATTCTCTCAAACCACTTGTCTAGAGTAATAATACAAGTCATTTCCCCTCTTAAGAGCTTTCAGGAcatcatttcatcatttttagAGGCATACAAGGCCATCTAGGATTCAGGCCATCTCTCCAGTATGCCTGGTTGCCACTCTGTGAGTTGAATTTAATATTCCAGATGATCAATCTATCCAGTTTTTCCCCCAGGCATTCTCTCATATTGACTCCTCTACATATCTTAACCTCTAACTTTACTTGGCTGGTCCTAGGAGCTCCTTTAGCAACAAAGGCCTTGACTAATTCATCTTTAGAGTCTTCACgcctagcccagtgcatggcatcTGTGTGTTTAATAAGTGTTTGCTGCACTAGATATATCATGATTACCTCAACTGCAAGTCCTCAAACCCACCCAAAGACTTATTCTCAAGACTTCTAGAGTTTGCTACAATACTTTCATTCTGACAAACTCTACAAATCATACAAGCATTTTGGGGATGATCTGGGTTTCCTCCCTGAATCAGTTTAATGAAAGCGTTGGCCTCTGATGATCTTGCTGGTGCCAAATGGAATGCTATACTGCTATACTCACATCGGAGTCTGTTCAGCTGTAAACAGAGAATATTCCTTTTGCAGGGATAATCAACCGAAAGACATTTTCATGGACTaagacttaaatttttaaatctatgcAAAATAAAGACTCTGGACATAAGGAAGCTCACATGGTCAATGAAGTAGTGCACTGTGTTAATCGTGGGTGGAGAAGGGACCAtaggaaaagaacagaggaaacCCACCTCTACATAATTCATTTGTACTAAGTGATGGCCAAAGGGTGCCGCCTTGGGCTCAACAAATTTTACAgctgttttagaaaataaatatgataggAGAATTGACAaatagtaatatataaatatataaacgtCAAACTCAAAAGATCTGTAGTTCATACCACAGTCATGTCATAAGCAGTTAATTTAGTATCAAGGCAGATAGCTATCAATTTAAATTTAGAGTATATATGAAAATGGACTTGTATCTTTGTTTGTATTCAATTTGTTTTACAAGAATTAGAAGCACAAGGAATATATGCCCAGTTTTGTGTGTGTAAATAATGTATCAAAAAATTATTTAGGTTAACATTGGTTGGGAAACATTCGGTTGGGAAACATTTGAGAATTCACTGTCTTATTTAACTTCATGCTGAGGACCATGTAGTTAATGACAGATGGCAAGGTAAAACCAAGCTGTCCCACAGTGTTCTTTATAGTGGCCTCTGTTGGAGATCTTTTCATATAATAACACAAAAGCGATGTACTATTAATCACAGTGCCTGCAATTACAATGGAACACAACAAAAATGAATTCCTGAAAACCATACCAGGAGAAATATCACTTTCCTGTCATCTAATTTGGTTGTTAACCATAAAACACTACGTGTTAGGtcctgtgctaagtactttacaccTGTCATTTCATTTGTCCTCACATAACCCCCGCCCCCCGAGATAGGCACTAAcacccctattttatagatgggcAATCTCAGCCCTGATGTGATTAAGCAACCTGTTAAAAGATCACGCAGCTATTAAGTGGTGTTCAAAggatataaagtttcagttatgcaagatgaataagttctagagatcagcTATACAACATTGtgcctacagttaacaatacCGTATTATGTACATAacaatttgttaagagggtagatctcattaAGTGAGACCTTATCacagtaataatgatgatgatgatgatgatgataaaaaggTCATGCAGCTATGAAGTGGTagaaccaagatttgaacccaggtctatgAGACCCTCGCACTTAAGCATTATActagtttgtatttatttttgtttcttaatatggttcaaaaaggaaaaaagaaatcttaatcATGCTAACgtaacagcaaaggaaaacaaattgtgCTATTCCTAACAAAGGAATGACAAAGGAATAACTTATGACACttaatctgctgcttctcctcagaaacaaatcttttttttttcccggtacccgggcctctcactgttgtggcctctcccgttgcggagcacaggctccggacgcgcaggcttagcggccatggctcacgggcccagctgctccgtggcatgtgggatcttcccggactggggcaagaacccgcgtcccctgcatcggcaggcggactctcaaccactgtgccaccagggaagcccagaaacaaatCTTTTAATGAAGCTGATCGTAAAGGCTGAAGTTTCCTTAATCTCTTTTTCATAGACACTACATAAGCTGCTCAAGGTTACAAAGCTGGGTGGTGCCAGAGCCAGGATCAAAAACTATATGTCCTGACATCTCGGTGTCCTTGCCACCCTGCTATGCTACCTCCTTAGAATCTACCAGCTAAAAAGCACTGTTTCGGCACATTCTTAGGGAATGGACTTCTCCCACCGAGACTCCTAACCATGCACCATAACGATCAGATTCATGTGCTACTTTGCTACACAAGAACTGGTGCAGGTTTTGTCTCACAGCAGAAAGCACCTCTTTCCTGACCACGCGTATCTTCTACTAGGGGGAGAATAAACTGATACAGTGCTGCTGCCACCTGCAGGCACCAGGGGCCACGTCTCACCTTCCTCTTCCAACTCCACTTTCTGCTCTGGTGCCctgtcttcttttcttaaattaaattctttcttcttttcttatattaaatTACACTACCCcaaatacttattgaaataaTCAAGTCTAAAAGGTATATCTGACATAACATTTGTCAAaaagggtttttatcaaaaagaaattgttcatatatttaaaaaaatgaggcttCAAATATCAGATAATATAAAGTGAATGCAGATATAATGCCACCTAGCACTTTGATTGCTTGGAAGTTTCACAAACAGGATGCAAAGGCATATGGTTATTTTTAAACCCAGTGAGGATGTGCATTTCATGTTGTGTGTATAAAATGTACTGCCATTAAGCCACTTTCAGCAAGTATCAATTAGTTAAATTTTTAACCAGGAACTTTCCCTAAAGCATAAAGATTACAAATACACTCAACTCAAACTGATCTCAGTGAATAACAGAGCAGGCAGCCAGGACAGACATCAGTTATCTCTGGATCAAATTTGGTACTTACCTGGATTCTGTGTAGGTTTTGACTGATTGGAAAGGTCTTCATTCtctatgtgaaaataaataaataaataaaagttgattTCAAGCTTTAAACAAATTATTCACCATCATAATAATCAGAGACTGgggtcaaaaaaagaaaaatccaggatATGTATGTATACTGTGTTAGGAAAACAACATATGcctatagaaaaagaaagaaaataaacaaaaatcatagTAACTATATGAAGATTGCTAGGATGATGAGCAACTGATTCCCACCATTCCTCCTTAACTTAGCAGGCTTTAAGCAAACACTGTTACTTTACAGATACATTTACGAAAACTTTGGGGAAAGATGATGGCCTGAGTGTGCCATCTAGGAGAAAGTGCAGCAAGAGGGCAGTGACGAGCCACTGTCACTGGCTAGGCCGACAGTCACTGCTGGGCACCAGTGCCTACAACAGGGAGGAGGCCTGCAAGTGGAAGGTGGATGCTGAGGGCAGAATCTACTGCCGTCGGAGGAGCCCGAATCACGAGCCATGTGGATCACAAAGCAAACTGAAGGAAAGTGGCTCTGCCTACCTGCTGTACTCAGTTCTGGAAAAGACCCTACGCTAGGAGGTGTCAGGGAGAACTACCCTAGTTGAGGCTGGCTTGAATCCTGTGAGACCGAAAACCTAAAGCacactcctccccacccccatgggaAAGGACCTGTCTAACCAAACAGGTCAAAGATGCCAATGGAAAAAAATGACCTCGCATGGCTTGACAATAACTGCCCGAGAAACCAACAGTGTGACAGCCATAAGGTGCAAAGGGAACCCCCAAGCCCTGACATGGTGAGCAAAAATGATCACAGCTTGTTTAAGGGACTTAGTATAAATAAACGACTGAACAGATGGTGTCTATCAACAGAGagtccatgaaagaaagaaaaagaactttaaaatccTGTAATGCAGAttaagaacatatatatacaaaatactgCAAGAAAAAACTGCAAGCAGAGAAGATGAAGACTTTAGATATAAAAATCTAACTCCAAATTAATAAATGCAAAGAATGATGAAGATTAGAAATAACATTGCTGAAAGCTAAATTACTTagttgaaaataaacaaaaattccatttaaaatggcaaaaatacaaaaaaaaaagtatcataaaTGAATAGCTGAGAgacttaaaataaatacagtacaAAAGAAGAGtattaggagaaaaaaacagatgaaaaagcattaattaaagaaatataagaacAAAATTTTCCTAAGCTTTAAAGACTTGAGTTTTCATATCCACAGGGCTTAAAAAGTTCCAGGAAAGATCAACGATAAGATCCACACCTAGATATCCTGGCAAAATATCTGAACACCAAGATTAAAGACATTTATGAACTCTGAAGATaaggaatattttctttgtaagCTTATAGAAAGAGACTACAGttctaataaagaaaagaaaacgggAATTGGGTTTCTCATCTACAACCCTACACATGCACCCTTTTTGAAAAAGCTACTTAGAGAAATTTTCTACTAGATGAAAATTAGAAtgagtatatgaggacagggcaTCATAGAAGAAACAGTTAAGCCATGAGTTCAgaggcacagaaagaaaaatgtatagtaGTCCATCAAAATACACAAATTgatgaaaaaagagagggagtAAGGAAGCCAATCGTGGAACGTAGGACagctgtttttaatttctgtacaCTGACAACCATTAAGAATATGAAGGCAGTCACTAGTGATATTAAAGACAGAAATTCTAAGCTTGGGTAGGGGCAAGGAAacaaaagttgttaaaaaattaaaaagcaatttaatccaagtaaacaaaaataaagaaaattaaaaactaggataaaagaataataatgagtacaaaaataaaatggaaggacTAAGaacaaatatgtaatttttatgatTATCAGAAATTCCTATTAAGTCTCTTCCCCACTGGTTTAAAAACTCAGATTCCAgctatatataatttacaaaacaactaaacaaacaaagccaaatgaacaaaaccctaaaaaaaagaaatttgaaaatatacaggcaaaacacttttgaaaaatgaaaacgaAAAGGAGTGAGGACCCAATAAGGGTCAATACCCAATAAGGCCAGAGGGAAAGAAGTTATAGTAAAGTGTAAGTCAGCTGACATTTTATATCCAGAAAATTCAAGAgactttctagaaaaaaaaagtataataggGAATCAGTAGTAAGTACCTAGAAATGAAATATCCATTTATAActgtaacaaaaacaaacaaacaaaaacaaaccctctAAAATCCTGAGACACAAACCTAAGGCAAAgaacctgtatgaagaaaacaaaatcttcttgaaagaagcagaaattaacacaacattgtaaatcaactataactcaattaaaaagcaaaaacaaaaaaaacttcttaCAAGGCCTGGGGGAAAAACACTACCATTTGACAGGATTTAAAGCCATACATATGATTGAATGGTAAAACTTAATATCGTAAAAATGTCAAGTATCCCCAGATTACTATGTAACTATAaattcaactctttttttttttttttgcggtacgcggtcctttcactgctgtggcctctcccgttgtggagcacaggctccggatgcgcaggctcagcggccatggctcacgggcccagccgctccgcggcatgtgggatcttcccagaccggcacacgaacctgcgtcccctgcatcggcaggcggactcctaaccactgcgccaccagggaagccctcaactcttTTTAACTGCATAAAATGACCTTAAAGTTCAGATGGAAGAACCAATTTCCAAAAATGGAtaagaaaagtatgaaaatataGTGAGAGAAAGCTAGCCTTATCAGATGTTAGAATATACTATAAATCTGCTAATCTAATCAATATGGTATCATCACAACATAAAGTCACTAGattggaacagaatacagaacccaaatagggcttccctggtggcgcagcggttgagagtctgcctgctgatgcaggggacacgggttcgtgtcccggtccgagaggatcccacatgccgcggagcggctgggcccggaagccatggccgctgagcctgcgcatccggagcctgtgctccgcaatgggagaggccacagcagtgagaggcccacgtactgcaaaaaaaaaaaaaacatcccaGAACAGAGCCATGTGTGTAAATGAAAACTTAagataaatgtattatttcaaatCACCAGGGAAAACAGATTAGTTAATAAAGACTGCTGGCATGAATGGACTGACTACCAtctgcaaaaaaaattaagatgaacCTCTATTTCACCCCTATGTGAAAATAAATTCTAGAGGGAGTAGGAATCTTACAAGGCCTAAATTATCTGGACTACCTAGGGTTAAGAATTTCTAAACTAAGGTAACTTGGTTCCAGCTTTTCTTTCACAGCCTCTATCTGTctatgcaaaaatgtaaaactctaAGGGCAAGAGGTACCATAAACAAGG
This genomic interval carries:
- the PROSER1 gene encoding proline and serine-rich protein 1 isoform X2, which encodes MKALQHKMVAVHPAEVVNILNCFTFSKDKLVALELLASNIVDAQNSRPIEDLFRINMSEKKRCKRVLEQAFKAGCKAPHAMISSCGTIPGNPYPKGKPSRINGIFPGTPLKKDGEECTNEGKGIAARILGPSKPPPSTYNPHKPVPYPIPPCRPHATIAPSAYNNAGLVPLANVIAPGVPPPPPYTPNPVAAENEDLSNQSKPTQNPAFSAPASQLFSPRGSNPSTPAATPVPAASPVKAVNHPAASATAALPGMNLLNTVLPVLPGQVSAVHAPQPTTPNPTVIRTLSLLAAPVTSVHSTTSAPVPSVFSGHVPLPGPSATPTPAPQAASTPRATPASSETFASTSAPFTSLPFAATSTAASTNNLDSSSLASVFAGLPLTLTPTSQGVSNPTPSVIACGSAPTVACPLGVNNPLLSALKGFLTSNDTNLINSSTLPCAVTSGLASLASLTNQSSDSAAAALNKGYGPQRASTPGLALFPGLPSPAANAASTPPALPAPAAAASSGPAGCGSSATLLHGPLASHADAPGSSTPAATSLPVVIKTEPASPTPSAFRGPAPPPPPTPAPGALGLPGALGRAYAAASVPVSLPSCLAPALPGLPGLSATPSGSSPLPSLPLPAHGSSAPIAPVFSALPPFTSLSSGFAQAAHPPLGAPASSAPTCAPGPSAPASAAAFPLSLPAAVPSLFSVAQGPLPASAPSYPGFSVSGAPPALPSFPGLQPPATGAATAPSPAPVLPGFASAFSSSFNSALVAQAGLSSGLQAAGSSVFPGLLSLPGIPGFSQNPSQSSLQELQHNAAAQSALLQQVHSASALESYPAQPDGFPSYPSTPGTPFSLQPGLSQSGWQ
- the PROSER1 gene encoding proline and serine-rich protein 1 isoform X1 — its product is MDKKSFETVLDEIRKAVLTEYKLKAIEYVHGYFSSEQVVDLLRYFSWAEPQLKAMKALQHKMVAVHPAEVVNILNCFTFSKDKLVALELLASNIVDAQNSRPIEDLFRINMSEKKRCKRVLEQAFKAGCKAPHAMISSCGTIPGNPYPKGKPSRINGIFPGTPLKKDGEECTNEGKGIAARILGPSKPPPSTYNPHKPVPYPIPPCRPHATIAPSAYNNAGLVPLANVIAPGVPPPPPYTPNPVAAENEDLSNQSKPTQNPAFSAPASQLFSPRGSNPSTPAATPVPAASPVKAVNHPAASATAALPGMNLLNTVLPVLPGQVSAVHAPQPTTPNPTVIRTLSLLAAPVTSVHSTTSAPVPSVFSGHVPLPGPSATPTPAPQAASTPRATPASSETFASTSAPFTSLPFAATSTAASTNNLDSSSLASVFAGLPLTLTPTSQGVSNPTPSVIACGSAPTVACPLGVNNPLLSALKGFLTSNDTNLINSSTLPCAVTSGLASLASLTNQSSDSAAAALNKGYGPQRASTPGLALFPGLPSPAANAASTPPALPAPAAAASSGPAGCGSSATLLHGPLASHADAPGSSTPAATSLPVVIKTEPASPTPSAFRGPAPPPPPTPAPGALGLPGALGRAYAAASVPVSLPSCLAPALPGLPGLSATPSGSSPLPSLPLPAHGSSAPIAPVFSALPPFTSLSSGFAQAAHPPLGAPASSAPTCAPGPSAPASAAAFPLSLPAAVPSLFSVAQGPLPASAPSYPGFSVSGAPPALPSFPGLQPPATGAATAPSPAPVLPGFASAFSSSFNSALVAQAGLSSGLQAAGSSVFPGLLSLPGIPGFSQNPSQSSLQELQHNAAAQSALLQQVHSASALESYPAQPDGFPSYPSTPGTPFSLQPGLSQSGWQ